The genomic stretch CATGGAACGCGATCTGCATGACATGAGCACAGGCTTGCAAACGATGGTTGGCACGAAAGGTGCCCGCCCCTCCGGTGGTCAAGTGCAACGCACCGCAGCCGCGCGCATGTTTGTGCGACAACCTGAGTTGCTCGTGTTTGACGATCTGTCCAGCGCCTTAGATGTAGAAACCGAACGCCTGTTATGGGAGCGCACATTCGAGAATGCAGAGACAACCTGCCTAGTCGTCTCCCACCGAAAATCTGCCTTACTGCGCGCTGATCACATCATTTTGCTTCAAGATGGTAAAGTGGCAGCGGAAGGCACACTTCAAGAAATGCTGGCGACGAACACCGAAATGCAGAAATTGTGGTCCGGGATCGGCGACGAATAGACTTCCAGGCAAAAAGCCGCCTCAGCGTGATGCTGAGGCGGCTTTTTATGACTTTTACATTCGGAGGTAGCATACCCTATAGGGGCAAACTATCGATATACCTATACTCATATCCCGCGTAGACAACTTTGCCTTACCTACGGTGGTGCTCCCAATCACGAGAAAGTTCCTCATGTCTGAGTCCCTCTCCCAAAACCAAATCGTCCGGCTCGATCTTCATCAACTCATCTCGCGTCGGACTGCTAGCCTCGAGCAGTCGTACCGCTTGCAGTCGCACCGCTTTTTCGATGACATTGCGCACCATGCGGGCGTTGCTAAAGTTACGCTGGCCACTTGTGGCCGAGTTGCGCAGGAATGTGCGCAGTCTGCTTGACGCTTCCGATGACAATTTGTATTCGCGCTTGCGAAGCATCGTGTCGGCGATTTGCATCAATTCCGATTCGCTATAGTCCTCAAAGTTCACCACGATCGGGAAACGAGACGGCAGGCCAGGGTTGGTGCGCAAGAACAGATCCATTTCATGACCATACCCGGCCAAGATGATCACCACGTCATTCTTGTGATCTTCCAGACCTTTTACCATCGTGTCGA from Tumebacillus algifaecis encodes the following:
- a CDS encoding ATP-binding cassette domain-containing protein; this translates as MEITRQVPFTAERAGFSIFFLPPRSSYTPQSPRLFTDTIQDNILMGLEADEALIEQAVHQAVMERDLHDMSTGLQTMVGTKGARPSGGQVQRTAAARMFVRQPELLVFDDLSSALDVETERLLWERTFENAETTCLVVSHRKSALLRADHIILLQDGKVAAEGTLQEMLATNTEMQKLWSGIGDE